The proteins below come from a single Micromonospora citrea genomic window:
- a CDS encoding amidase, whose protein sequence is MAVQDIMPTWVGATAKQIARGVRRGDVTATQVVADHLDHIARVDADLAAFRTVRGGEAITEAEKVDEQEDLANLPLAGVPVAVKENTPVAGLPTWNGSAAVRTPVAEADHEVVRRLRGAGAVILGVTRMPELGLWGITDDETAVTRNPWDAGRTPGGSSGGAAAAVAAGLVPIAHGNDGLGSIRIPAACCGLVGLKPGRGVVPCQLGADDWFGLTEHGMLTSTVADAAVGFSVLAGRRPEKLVPPQRLRVGVSLRSPVRGVHADAPNRDAVAAAGRLLAAAGHDTVPADPVYPTALGLQGIATWLAAAAADVRAAGLDRRGLQRRSRRHVALGEWAQRRGYVREADRAAWRERSIGFFADHSVDLLLTPALATVPPAAESWSGRSWRANMLTNIRYAPFAAPWNIAGLPALVVPVGRRPDGLPVGVQLIGPPGSELLLLGVAGQFEMQAPWSRHAPGYPRIPATV, encoded by the coding sequence GTGGCCGTGCAGGACATCATGCCGACCTGGGTGGGGGCGACCGCCAAGCAGATCGCCCGGGGCGTACGCCGGGGCGACGTCACAGCCACCCAGGTCGTCGCCGACCACCTGGACCACATCGCCCGGGTCGACGCCGACCTCGCCGCGTTCCGCACGGTACGCGGCGGGGAGGCGATCACCGAGGCCGAGAAGGTCGACGAGCAGGAGGATTTGGCCAACCTGCCGCTGGCCGGGGTGCCGGTGGCGGTGAAGGAGAACACCCCGGTCGCCGGCCTGCCCACCTGGAACGGGTCGGCCGCGGTGCGTACGCCGGTGGCGGAGGCCGACCACGAGGTGGTCCGCCGGCTGCGCGGCGCCGGCGCGGTGATCCTCGGGGTGACCCGGATGCCGGAGCTCGGCCTCTGGGGCATCACCGACGACGAGACCGCCGTCACCCGCAACCCCTGGGACGCCGGGCGTACTCCCGGCGGGTCGTCGGGCGGGGCGGCCGCCGCCGTCGCCGCCGGGCTGGTGCCGATCGCCCACGGCAACGACGGTCTCGGGTCGATCCGCATCCCGGCGGCCTGCTGCGGACTGGTCGGGCTCAAGCCGGGCCGGGGCGTGGTCCCCTGTCAGCTCGGCGCGGACGACTGGTTCGGCCTCACCGAGCACGGCATGCTCACCAGCACGGTCGCCGACGCGGCCGTCGGCTTCTCGGTGCTGGCCGGCCGCCGGCCGGAGAAGCTGGTCCCGCCGCAGCGGCTGCGGGTGGGCGTCTCGCTCCGCTCGCCGGTGCGGGGCGTGCACGCCGACGCCCCCAACCGGGACGCGGTGGCCGCCGCCGGCCGGCTGCTGGCCGCCGCCGGTCACGACACCGTGCCGGCCGACCCGGTCTACCCGACGGCGCTGGGCCTGCAGGGGATCGCGACCTGGCTCGCCGCGGCGGCCGCCGACGTCCGCGCCGCCGGACTGGACCGGCGCGGCCTGCAGCGGCGCAGCCGCCGGCACGTCGCCCTCGGCGAGTGGGCGCAGCGGCGCGGGTACGTCCGGGAGGCCGACCGGGCCGCCTGGCGCGAGCGCTCGATCGGGTTCTTCGCCGACCACTCGGTCGACCTGCTGCTCACCCCCGCCCTGGCCACCGTGCCGCCGGCGGCCGAGAGCTGGTCCGGCCGGTCCTGGCGGGCCAACATGCTGACCAACATCCGGTACGCCCCGTTCGCCGCGCCCTGGAACATCGCCGGCCTGCCCGCCCTGGTGGTGCCGGTCGGCCGTCGCCCGGACGGGCTGCCGGTCGGTGTGCAGCTGATCGGCCCGCCCGGCTCGGAGCTGCTGCTGCTCGGCGTCGCCGGGCAGTTCGAGATGCAGGCCCCCTGGTCCCGCCACGCCCCCGGCTACCCGCGCATTCCCGCCACCGTCTGA
- the greA gene encoding transcription elongation factor GreA produces the protein MSTGNEAPATWLSQDAYDRLQAELDELIANRPVIAAEINARREEGDLRENGGYHAAREEQGKAEGRILYLKELLRTAQVGEAPTADVVSPGMVVTIYFDDDKDDTETFLLGSREIASTTELTVYSPESALGKAILGGRAGQTCTYTAPSGADIKVTVVSFEPFSG, from the coding sequence GTGTCCACTGGCAACGAGGCGCCCGCCACCTGGCTGTCCCAGGACGCGTACGACCGGCTCCAGGCCGAGCTCGACGAGCTGATCGCCAACCGGCCGGTCATCGCCGCCGAGATCAACGCCCGGCGCGAGGAGGGCGACCTGCGGGAGAACGGTGGCTACCACGCTGCCCGCGAGGAGCAGGGCAAGGCCGAGGGGCGCATCCTCTACCTCAAGGAACTGCTCCGCACCGCGCAGGTCGGCGAGGCGCCGACCGCCGACGTGGTGTCCCCCGGCATGGTCGTCACGATCTACTTCGACGACGACAAGGACGACACCGAGACGTTCCTGCTCGGCTCCCGGGAGATCGCCTCGACCACCGAGCTGACGGTCTACAGCCCCGAGTCGGCGCTGGGCAAGGCGATCCTGGGTGGGCGGGCCGGTCAGACCTGCACCTACACCGCCCCCAGCGGCGCCGACATCAAGGTGACCGTGGTCAGCTTCGAGCCGTTCTCCGGCTGA
- the ilvA gene encoding threonine ammonia-lyase, with amino-acid sequence MTELVGLADVRAARELLAGVVRTTPLEPSRPLSAALGGPTWLKCENLQRAGSYKVRGAYVRISRLSEAERANGVVAASAGNHAQGVALAAGLVGTHATVFMPVNAPLPKVAATKGYGAQVELVGNTVDESLVAAQTFAERTGATLIHPFDHRDVIAGQGTVALEILEQCPEVRTIITGVGGGGLVSGMAVAAKALRPDVRIVGVQAASAAAFPPSLVAGEPVRLPSFSTIADGIAVGRPGELTFTHVRKLVDEIVTVSEEDISRALLMLLERGKQVVEPAGAVGVAALLAGAVEVQAPVVAVLSGGNIDPLLMLRVIEHGLAAAGRYLRVTVRCSDRPGQLASLLSEIAEHRANVVDVEHQRANPHLRLGEVEVALSVETRGVEHSDTLISALRASGYQVVFAAEA; translated from the coding sequence ATGACGGAACTGGTCGGTCTCGCCGACGTACGGGCCGCGCGGGAACTGCTCGCCGGCGTCGTCCGCACCACCCCGCTGGAGCCCTCCCGCCCGCTGAGCGCGGCGCTGGGCGGGCCGACGTGGCTCAAGTGCGAGAACCTGCAACGCGCCGGCTCCTACAAGGTGCGCGGCGCGTACGTGCGGATCTCCCGGCTGTCGGAGGCGGAGCGGGCCAACGGCGTGGTCGCGGCGAGCGCGGGCAACCACGCCCAGGGGGTGGCGCTCGCCGCCGGCCTGGTCGGCACGCACGCGACGGTCTTCATGCCGGTGAACGCGCCGCTGCCGAAGGTCGCCGCCACGAAGGGCTACGGCGCCCAGGTCGAACTGGTCGGCAACACCGTCGACGAGTCCCTGGTGGCGGCGCAGACCTTCGCCGAGCGAACCGGGGCGACGCTGATCCACCCGTTCGACCACCGGGACGTGATCGCCGGCCAGGGCACGGTGGCCCTGGAGATCCTCGAACAGTGCCCCGAGGTCAGGACGATCATCACCGGGGTGGGCGGCGGCGGCCTGGTCTCCGGCATGGCGGTGGCCGCCAAGGCGCTGCGGCCGGACGTGCGGATCGTCGGCGTGCAGGCGGCCAGCGCGGCGGCCTTCCCGCCGAGCCTGGTGGCCGGCGAGCCGGTGCGCCTGCCGTCGTTCAGCACGATCGCGGACGGCATCGCCGTCGGCCGGCCGGGGGAGCTGACCTTCACCCACGTCCGGAAGCTCGTCGACGAGATCGTCACGGTCTCCGAGGAGGACATCTCCCGGGCGCTGCTGATGCTGCTGGAGCGCGGCAAGCAGGTGGTGGAGCCGGCGGGCGCGGTGGGCGTGGCGGCGCTGCTCGCGGGCGCTGTCGAGGTGCAGGCGCCCGTGGTGGCGGTGCTCTCCGGCGGCAACATCGACCCGCTGCTGATGCTACGGGTGATCGAGCACGGCCTCGCCGCGGCGGGGCGCTACCTGCGGGTCACCGTGCGCTGCTCGGACCGCCCGGGGCAGCTCGCCTCCCTGCTCAGCGAGATCGCCGAGCACCGCGCGAACGTGGTGGACGTGGAGCACCAGCGGGCCAACCCGCACCTGCGCCTGGGCGAGGTGGAGGTGGCGCTGTCGGTGGAGACGCGTGGCGTCGAGCACTCCGACACGCTGATCAGCGCGCTGCGGGCCAGCGGCTACCAGGTGGTCTTCGCGGCTGAGGCGTGA
- a CDS encoding DUF4307 domain-containing protein, with translation MTETHATPATGAPVFPPGRYGRRREPGRRRPLLVALLAVALVAVLSLIAVRLYRQYGDPNYDAQVITYTGITDSQVLVDFRVTVPEGGSAVCLLRARDRAGAEVGREEVTVAARPDQRQVTTQHRLATSARPFVGEVVRCRPPA, from the coding sequence GTGACCGAGACGCACGCCACACCCGCCACCGGCGCGCCGGTCTTCCCGCCCGGCCGCTACGGCCGCCGCCGGGAGCCCGGCCGCCGCCGCCCGCTGCTGGTGGCGCTGCTGGCGGTCGCCCTCGTCGCGGTCCTCAGCCTGATCGCGGTCCGGCTCTACCGGCAGTACGGCGACCCGAACTACGACGCCCAGGTGATCACCTACACCGGGATCACCGACAGCCAGGTGCTCGTCGACTTCCGGGTGACCGTGCCCGAGGGCGGGTCGGCGGTGTGCCTGCTGCGCGCCCGCGACCGGGCCGGCGCGGAGGTGGGCCGGGAAGAGGTCACGGTGGCCGCCCGGCCCGACCAGCGGCAGGTGACGACCCAGCACCGGCTGGCCACCAGCGCCCGGCCCTTCGTCGGCGAGGTGGTGCGCTGCCGGCCGCCGGCCTGA